One Pempheris klunzingeri isolate RE-2024b chromosome 22, fPemKlu1.hap1, whole genome shotgun sequence DNA segment encodes these proteins:
- the rassf8b gene encoding ras association domain-containing protein 8b → MKAMELKVWVDGVQRIVCGVTEFTTCQEVVIALAQAIGRTGRYTLIEKWRDTERHLAPHENPVVSLNKWGQYASDVQLILQRTGPSVSERPTSDGQARVPERGFYRQSLPPLAKLRPSGTDRSLKRREPKRKSLTFTGGAKGLRDIFGKSRNAEAKVPQQRGVSLNLSRVGGVGVASVPGSPARELSRLVQLQRDKLQALESRLLGCEAELRDWEEATGEANEVGNLEEEILLLEQQVRRNDAEMEEDEFWQNELQIEQESERQLRQQLAELQGHVRDCEAKLSEYLARIQSMDAGLEQERLQQEAELNQRVNEEEVQAQLEKVRAELEKQSQHTARLESSCRALERSLGQSGKRLQEKEQELEQLTKELRQVNLQQFIQQTGTKVTVLPAQPTGENNNEVESGSLKRLGSSRLLPSDLRTLQSTASSSLNPEGIYV, encoded by the exons ATGAAGGCCATGGAGCTGAAGGTTTGGGTGGACGGAGTGCAGCGCATTGTGTGCGGGGTCACAGAGTTCACCACATGCCAAGAAGTGGTCATTGCTTTGGCACAAGCCATCG GACGCACAGGCAGGTATACTTTGATCGAGAAATGGCGTGACACAGAGCGCCACCTGGCTCCGCATGAGAACCCTGTGGTGTCGCTCAACAAGTGGGGTCAGTATGCCAGTGACGTGCAGCTCATTCTTCAGCGAACTGGCCCGTCTGTTAGCGAGCGGCCAACCTCTGACGGGCAGGCTCGCGTCCCAGAGCGTGGCTTCTACCGGCAGAGTCTGCCACCTCTGGCCAAGCTCCGCCCATCAGGGACAGACCGCTCGCTCAAACGAAGGGAACCCAAACGCAAGTCTCTGACCTTCACTGGAGGGGCCAAAGGTCTGCGGGACATATTTGGGAAAAGCAGAAATGCTGAAG ccAAAGTGCCCCAGCAGCGTGGTGTGAGTCTGAACCTGAGCAGAGTTGGAGGTGTTGGAGTAGCATCTGTACCAGGGAGTCCTGCCAGAGAGCTGAGCCGACtggtgcagctgcagagagacaagCTCCAGGCCTTGGAGAGCCGTCTGCTGGGCTGTGAGGCTGAGCTACGAGACTGGGAGGAGGCCACCGGCGAGGCCAATGAA GTAGGGAACTTGGAGGAGGAGATTCTTCTTTTAGAGCAGCAGGTGAGGAGGAACGATGCAGAAATGGAAGAGGACGAGTTCTGGCAGAACGAGCTGCAGATCGAGCAGGAGAGCGAGCGGCAACTCCGGCAACAGCTAGCCGAGCTGCAGGGCCACGTGCGCGACTGCGAGGCCAAGCTTTCAGAGTACTTAGCACGCATACAG AGCATGGATGCAGGCCTGGAGcaggagaggctgcagcaggaggccGAACTCAACCAGAGAGTCAATGAGGAGGAG GTGCAAGCCCAGCTGGAGAAAGTGAGGGCTGAGCTGGAAAAGCAGAGCCAACACACAGCACGGCTGGAGAGCAGCTGCAGGGCGTTGGAACGCTCACTTGGCCAGTCCGGCAAGAGATTACAG gagaaggagcaggaaCTGGAGCAGCTGACAAAAGAGCTACGACAGGTCAACCTGCAGCAGTTCATTCAGCAGACTGGTACCAAGGTCACAGTGCTGCCTGCCCAGCCTACAGGAGAAAACAACAACG AGGTGGAGTCTGGCTCTCTGAAACGACTTGGCTCTTCTCGTCTCTTACCCAGCGACCTTCGCACTCTTCAAAGCACGGCGTCCTCCAGCCTCAACCCTGAAGGCATCTACGTTTGA